Genomic DNA from Alistipes indistinctus YIT 12060:
GTATTTCTCGGCCAGCCGCATGCCGATGATTGCGTGCGGCAGTTCCGGCTCGTCGTCGGGCACTTTGCCGATGTCGTGCAGGAGACCGGCGCGGCGCGCCAGTTTCACGTTGAGGCCCAGTTCGGCCGCCATGATGCCGCACAGGTTAGCTGTCTCGCGCGAGTGTTGCAGCAGGTTTTGGCCGTAGGACGAGCGGTATTTCATCTTGCCGATCAGGCGGATCATGTCGGGGTGCAGCCCGTGTATCCCGAGGTCGATGGTCGTGCGTTTGCCTACCTCGATGATCTCCTCTTCGATCTGTTTTTCTACTTTGGTTACCACCTCTTCGATGCGGGCCGGGTGGATACGGCCGTCGGTCACCAGTTGGTGCAGCGCCAGCCGTGCGATCTCGCGCCGCACCGGATCGAAGCCCGAGAGGATGATCGCTTCGGGGGTGTCGTCGACGATAATCTCGACGCCCGTGGCTGCCTCCAGCGCGCGGATGTTGCGTCCTTCACGGCCGATGATACGGCCCTTGACTTCGTCCGAGTCGATGTTGAACACCGTTACCGAATTTTCGATCGCCGCTTCGGTGGCGACGCGCTGGATCGTCTGTACGACGATCTTCTTCGCTTCCTTGCCGGCCGTCATCTTGGCCTCTTCCATCACTTCGTTCACATAGGCGAGCGCTTCGGTTTTGGCTTCGGCCTTCATATTTTCGATCAGGATATTTTTCGCATCCTCGCTGCTCAGGCCGCTGATCTGCTCGAGCCGTACGTTCTGCTCCTTGATTTTGCGGTCGATCTCCTCTTTCTTGCGGTCGATCCCCTGCAGTTGGGTTTCGAGTTGGCCGCGCAGGGTCTCCTGCTCTTTGATCTTCTTGTTCAGCTCTTCCTGCTGTTGGTGCAGGGTGCTTTCGAGTTGCTTGGCGCGCTGTTCGCTCTGCGCTATCTTCTGGTTGCGCTCGTTGACGACACGATCGTGTTCGCTTTTGAGCTGGATGAATTTTTCTTTTGCCTGAAGGATACGTTCCTTCTTGATCATCTCACCTTCGGCTTCCGCCTCCTTCAATATCGCGCTTTTGCGGGCCATGGCCTTCGAGATAATGAAATATGACGATACGCCGGTGATGACGATGAGGGCAATCAATACGATGATAAGTATGCTCATGTCCGTTGGTCGTTAAATAAAAGTATATAAGTGGGTTAAGGTTGCAATAAAAAATACCCGCACGGGTTTTCCCTTCTTTCTGTTTGACGAAGCTC
This window encodes:
- the rny gene encoding ribonuclease Y, which gives rise to MSILIIVLIALIVITGVSSYFIISKAMARKSAILKEAEAEGEMIKKERILQAKEKFIQLKSEHDRVVNERNQKIAQSEQRAKQLESTLHQQQEELNKKIKEQETLRGQLETQLQGIDRKKEEIDRKIKEQNVRLEQISGLSSEDAKNILIENMKAEAKTEALAYVNEVMEEAKMTAGKEAKKIVVQTIQRVATEAAIENSVTVFNIDSDEVKGRIIGREGRNIRALEAATGVEIIVDDTPEAIILSGFDPVRREIARLALHQLVTDGRIHPARIEEVVTKVEKQIEEEIIEVGKRTTIDLGIHGLHPDMIRLIGKMKYRSSYGQNLLQHSRETANLCGIMAAELGLNVKLARRAGLLHDIGKVPDDEPELPHAIIGMRLAEKYKEKPEVVNAIGAHHDEVEMNNLIAPIVQVCDAISGARPGARREVVESYIKRLKEMEDMAMSYPGVMKTYAIQAGRELRVIVGSEKISDQDADLLSHDIAKKIQDEMTYPGQVKITVIRETRSISYAK